CTATAAAAACGGCTAACTCTAATCAATTGTTTCCTATGTTGTTTGAATGATTACCtaccattatttatatttattcctcCCTGTCATTACTGATTTTGTGGGATAACTAGATCGTTTAAGGGGGTGagtaccagtccgccggacgatattggcctgtcagttgttcgaaactgtcaaatttttgttttaattgacaggctgatgtcgtccggcggactgataagtGATAATCAGTGGGCGGATAACTAAATTGCGATTTTCGCATTCCGCattttattatctgtgaaaacttgtcaacaaACAGTTTAAGACACAGacgcacagtatgtataagttattctatggtccacgataggtgctagtgctgcactctggcggcagaatatTGCACTAATACCCCTTATTGTTCATTTCTACAGAGAAGGCGTGAGAATCTATGGCGGCAACAGATTAGACGTACGGTGGGTGCATGCTGAGAAGGCCGAAAACCGAACTGCAGGAGTGTAGTGCTTAAATACTGAACAAAAGTACCATGTGCCTAATTGCGAGGCCTAAAGCTAGGAGCGTCCGACAGGACAGGTACGCACTTTCCGCAACCTCCCCTAGtactttaatagggaatattacgcgaaactttgcgtagggggcgccattacctcatctgagggtctatcgcgaaacgagaaaatctaaatttcgttttctaacatctctgtcactcttgcatatacgagcgataaagaggcagatagcaaaatttcggattcttgtttcccggtaggtcctctgtaaacaaaccgccttgatgcatcaatgtcatattttattatctatgaaacttgtcaaaaacctgttataggtacagtatgtataagttactctatggtttactaaaaaggctagtcctgcactctggtggcagaacattgcagtaatatcccctattgtatCCAATTTGACTGATTGAATGCTTTCAATGATTTTTCTTTATTCTTCCATATCATTATTCGAATCGTGGGAAATCTATAGCTTTTATAAACAAAGGAATCcattggtgctaaattatacgttgatagttttatttactattatcaaagacaagtaaataaaaaagactAAAAAAGAGGTAAAATCTCGACATTGTAATGAAcataaatgtatgaaataacatttttttgacCATTTCGTGACGGATGGTAAAAGTTGTTGAATATGATTTACATATTCATCAATAAGTATGATAAACAATATCATTATGTATAtggtcacagattatataatactatactatatGGTATATGATAGTTAACCCCATTCTGCACTGCTTCctggggacggtgcgtaaatgcATAAATTATATCTTGAAAAGTAACTAATAATTAACTCAAATATAGTTACTCTCGTCACGTCTCGTCAatgtcaaattaataaaaaataactgtgACTGTATTGTCTTTGTGACCATTTTATAATGTTCGAATAACCTTGTAAGACGAAATTTGACACAAAACCGCTTCTGTCAAATTACTAAattggtaatataaaaaaaaaatgctaatagTAAGTGGCCGGCTTTAGAATAGCGCCAACCCTCACATAGGATAAGGGTCTCGTATCTACGAGGCAactaaagggacccactgactatcagtccgccggacgatatcgacgtgtcagttagaacaaaaagttgacagtgtggcggactgatagtcagtgggccccgttTTGTCCACAAACGAAGCAAAAACCTGTTTCGTCACAGAGGAGATAGACCTCTTGGCATTGGCTTGCAATCTATCCAAGTCTAGGAGGAGGATACTCAAAAATTAAAACCGGAGTGGAGTTACCGTAAGGCGCGAATAGGGTCCAACCTGAAATAAGCGGCAGATTTCTGCAGCCGACCTGCCTCCACGCGTATTGGCTCACCTTTCCTGTGGGTTAAGACAGTGAAGCCGCGAGGGTAATGCAGGTGCTAGGTATACATGCGTTTCCTTAATTTCGTCCCAGGACGTGTAGTCCGTGGAGAGGTCACTCCaaacggtgtctctccggtgttacaccataaatcgtctgcaatagacgcaaaagCCAATGGCATGACACTTTTACAGTGTTATTACGTCTCAGTTAcgtttatcaaagatagatataactccgtaatagatggatacagtctaaggaaaaaacgtgcctcgaaaatcacgaaaatttgattctcggtcagatggcgccactagttttggcctactctcgtatagagggcgttgacggtttcgtttgttatttataattttaacgcatatcagtgaaagaacatgggtcaaaatcatataaaaataattaatgcaaataaaaaaatcatttttccatatttaaatacattttaacgtacttttataaatcttcatttttagttttaaagtatgtcgatagatggcagtgaatttacagtggttacaaaatttactatgacagtaccgctctatcttattatatcttctttgcgtttatatatgtacaagcATTATATAAGTAGTATCGGCAGTACTATTGAAAACAACGGTACAGTCTTCACTGTTTACTTGTCTTGTTTTATAatctacaaataaaattaacctaCCAGTAACTCTAGTCGTCATATTTCACTAAACTTTTgtagaaaaatattgtatgtgTCCCCCAAAAATGGCAAAACAAATCAGGTTAGAACAAatttaacaagttttttttataatgttattttataatattgtgttAATTCTTCTTAAAATCTGAAGTATGACACTTTTGATGCAAGAGCGGAAGTTATGTTATTTTAGAATATTGAGCGTAACAGGGGAGTTCAAAGCacagtaattaaataaatttgatcTCGTCTTGCACAATTGCacatacaacttttcacctcagcagcgaGAACAAAAATGGAAGTGGAAACCGGTTGTCAATCTCCTCCCCTTGTATCCCAAGTTGCAGCCTTTCAACGACCAaaccatgtttaaaatttgctaCTTTATTCCATTTTATAAGGCTTGTAAATTTGGGAGTCCTTTTTTCCATGCAGATTTAAATTCAGCTACCGAATAGAACTCAAAAGTTGTAAAGTTGTTGTTGTAATGTTTGAAGATCatggaaaaaataatttaagaaaaatctaagcatacatgTCTAGGGTTCATCCACTACGTCTAAGCCCTGTTTGTGAATAACGGGACACTTTTGTAAATACCGAAAACAAAAATGTTGACAGTTTATGACAGTTTCAGGGAGCGGTCATTAGACTTGGACTACATTCGTGTGATCCGTCTATTTCTCGACACGGCCGGTCATTGGCCGAACGAACAATTCGGACCCAAAACCATGCGTACACGCATCCTGTCCATATATCATATGTTAATATTGCCACTACTCGTTTATGCTGAGATTTCAGCGTTATGTTTAGTCAGAGTCAGAATGAGAACTGGTGATTTTATTGATTTGGGTCaagattatttatgtattttattgtcCTTCGTGATGATTGTGAGTataacttttattaaatttacggttatttaatgtaaaggacagcatatatttttaattatatatttttaacttttttgttttgtttattatttatttaaatagtttcGTATAACTTCTTTCCGAATTACTCTGACATTTGCAAGTGATTTGGAATCacctattaaggatgactcacgttagaccgggccgggtccgggccggagcttccggtgcttcgttttctatggaaagcatcacgtgatcaccggtcatatgtcatagaaaagtaagcgctgAAAGCTCCGTcccggacccggcccggtctaacgagAGTGATCCTTTATAtttctgattaaaaaaatacttttttgccTAAAATTTTAACACTTAAGCGTCATAATAGggataatttacaaataatattgtttattaaaatcaATTTCAGACAAGGTTGACACTAATATTTCAAGGGAAATTTTGTTCACATCTTAAAAACTTCGTTTCAAAATTTCATTTAGTAGAACATAAGCATGAATCTGAATTTGCCgctaaagtaagtaaatacgtGCACACACAATAAGGttcaaacacacacacacatttttgtatttattacattatatactttttttttcaataattttaactATTTCAGGAGTATCGTAAGATCAACATAATTTGCAGAATTGCGACCGTAGTAATATTGCTGCAGGCGTTCCTTGCGCTAGTGATGTTTAACGTTGTCCCAATATATCTAAACATACAAGCAGGCTTGTTCACAGACCGTGCCCATAGACCACCAAATGCAACCTTCGTTCACTCTGTAAACTATTATTTCATCATAGATCAATATAAGGATGCGATTGGTTATACCATAGTCtctttattaaatgcatacatTTCATACATTTGTGCTGTTGCGTTCTGTGGCTTAGAtctattgatttatataatggTCTTTCACATATTGGGTCATTTTAACATACTGGTGGATAAAATGAGAAGCTTTCCGAGACCAATAAGCGTTTCTGATAAATCTGAAGAATCTTCTGAGCGACAATATAATGACGaagcatttaaaattttgaagaaTTTAATACAACACGACCAGTTTATTAAGGAGTAAGTTCTTTATGTATATGCGGAAAAACACTTCTCTAGATGTGTAataaagtaaagcctgaccaggaatatatgatcacgcgccatgttgcggaatttcactgaaactaatgttttcatactatactgaacatgaaaatattcctggtcaggctttatatgaTGCAGGTAGTTTTCTGATCCCTATATAGGAGACGCGAgatcaaattgaataattaagTTATTTAACAGTAAGCTCTACTAACTAGTAAACGTAAAAATATATggcatttaattaaaaatttaaataagtcaGGTACCTGTCTATACAAGAGTAATTCGCAAAAAAGGGGCATCTACAATTCTACGGGTTAAAGtcaggaaaaatatttttttcattttagagAAAATGTaccaaaaactgaaaaataaaaatgattatacTAATCGGATTCCCATATCCCAACTAAATATGTTCTTTTCTGGACAGTTATCATGCAAGACGGGTAGCAATGTAGTCTTTTATATCAAtggattgtttttattatttttttcttagcataaaataaaaacatgaggCGCAGTCTTAATTGCGAACGCaaaaggccgagctccgcgtagcgCGAAGCGTCCGGGAGGTTAATAGTACTCAAACACAGAAAAGAactgtggtattttctataaaaagggacctcattgtcgatggcgcttacgccattataaacgatgctccgaaataaatacaatgccgcgcgacgctgtgcggcgtaagcgccatcgacaataaggtcccttttcatagaaaatgccccaactAGTGTCTGAATGCGAAGGctgaaggccgagctccgcgtagagCCGAAGGCTGTACTGTAACGATGCACGttactgtaggtaggtatatttaacaTAATCTTAAACTCAACTAAT
The Cydia strobilella chromosome Z, ilCydStro3.1, whole genome shotgun sequence genome window above contains:
- the LOC134753789 gene encoding uncharacterized protein LOC134753789, yielding MLTVYDSFRERSLDLDYIRVIRLFLDTAGHWPNEQFGPKTMRTRILSIYHMLILPLLVYAEISALCLVRVRMRTGDFIDLGQDYLCILLSFVMITRLTLIFQGKFCSHLKNFVSKFHLVEHKHESEFAAKEYRKINIICRIATVVILLQAFLALVMFNVVPIYLNIQAGLFTDRAHRPPNATFVHSVNYYFIIDQYKDAIGYTIVSLLNAYISYICAVAFCGLDLLIYIMVFHILGHFNILVDKMRSFPRPISVSDKSEESSERQYNDEAFKILKNLIQHDQFIKEFLNDTSNTFDFTLCICHMFHVVSGCISILEISPMTAEALTRYGPLIFLLYSQLIQMSVIFELISSKSNTLSDEAYALPWELMDDRNRKTLLLFLVNVQRPRSLKAGGLVPVGVLTMSQILKNSLSYFLMLRTLGNV